GTCGTCTTCCAGGAAGACTCGTCCTGTATACGCTTAGTCATCGCTTAGGGCACCGCTATCCCCGAAGAGGCTAGCGCCACCCGCACCCACAAGCGGAGACGATTTTCTCACAGCGGCAGAGTGCCTTTTTTTCGTCTTCGCACGACGTTCAGCGCAGAGCCTCACCATAAGAACTTCTCTTTTGGAAGACTGTCGCCATCATGTCTAAGATCACAGTCGGTGAGTTATCCGTGTTCTCTATCATTCTGGGGACGTTCTTGGAAGGATCAGGTGGCTAATACGATTTTGTGTGCGACAGCCGGAGTGCGCCAGAATGTCGAGCAGCTGCTCAACTACTCTCagaatgagaagaagaggaacttCCTCGAGACCGTCGAGCTTCAGATCGGTCTGAAGAACTACGACCCCCAGCGTGACAAGCGTTTCTCCGGCACCATCAAGCTGCCCTCTGTCCCTCGTCCCAACATGAGCATCTGGTGCGTTTGACCTCGAAGCCTCGATGAGATGAGACATATCACACGAGGATGATCAACCAACGAGAGGAATAAGTAACTGACGGTCGGGTATAGTGTTCTTGGTGACCAGCACGACCTTGACCGTGCTAAGCACCACGGCATCGACGGCATGTCCGCTGAGGACCTCCGTAAGCTgaacaagaacaagaagctcATCAAAAAGCTTGCCCGCAAGTATGATGCTTTCGTCGCTTCCGAGGGTCTCATCAAGCAGATTCCCCGTCTCTTGGGTCCCGGTCTCTCCAAGGGTATGTTTGCCTCCCATAaaatgaaaaagaaagaaatgaaatgaTTAACATTTAATTCTAGCCGGTAAATTCCCTACCCCTGTCTCCCACAGCGAGGACCTGTCCGCCAAGGTCACCGATGTCAAGTCGACCATCAAGTTCCAGCTCAAGAAGGTTCTGTGCCTTGGTGTCGCCGTTGGCAACGTTGGCATGACCCAGGATGAGCTGGTCGCTAACATCATGTTGGCCATCAACTACCTCGTCTCCCTGCTTAAGAAGGGCTGGCAGAACGTTGGCAGCCTTGTTATCAAGGCTTCTATGTCTCCCCCCAAGCGTCTCTACTAGAGCCTCTGCGCTGTATTGTCACGCGTTACGCTGGGTGGTCTGGTAGGAGCATAAGTGTGAGAAATATATAGGAACATT
This Aspergillus chevalieri M1 DNA, chromosome 3, nearly complete sequence DNA region includes the following protein-coding sequences:
- the CRP74 gene encoding 60S ribosomal protein uL1 (BUSCO:EOG09264LBC;~COG:J;~EggNog:ENOG410PGQQ;~InterPro:IPR002143,IPR028364,IPR023674,IPR016095, IPR023673;~PFAM:PF00687;~go_component: GO:0015934 - large ribosomal subunit [Evidence IEA];~go_function: GO:0003723 - RNA binding [Evidence IEA];~go_function: GO:0003735 - structural constituent of ribosome [Evidence IEA];~go_process: GO:0006412 - translation [Evidence IEA]), with amino-acid sequence MSKITVAGVRQNVEQLLNYSQNEKKRNFLETVELQIGLKNYDPQRDKRFSGTIKLPSVPRPNMSICVLGDQHDLDRAKHHGIDGMSAEDLRKLNKNKKLIKKLARKYDAFVASEGLIKQIPRLLGPGLSKAGKFPTPVSHSEDLSAKVTDVKSTIKFQLKKVLCLGVAVGNVGMTQDELVANIMLAINYLVSLLKKGWQNVGSLVIKASMSPPKRLY